A single genomic interval of Gossypium raimondii isolate GPD5lz chromosome 11, ASM2569854v1, whole genome shotgun sequence harbors:
- the LOC105802508 gene encoding LRR receptor-like serine/threonine-protein kinase RPK2, with the protein MGFFSASVIKWQPFFLLFSCVLNSVVLGDNSSDKAVLLEFKKSVLDPSGLLSTWTENSGHCSWSGVSCDKNSKVLSLNITGFGNGKKGNFNNTNAFLSFSCSDYSVFPFYGFGIRRNCGESNGGLYGKLLPSIGKLSELRILSLPFHRFGGEIPAEIWELENLEVLDLENSLLSGTLPVSVSGLKNLRVLNLGFNNISGEIPSWLSSLKQMEILNLAGNLVNGTVPGSFGRFRGVYLSFTSLGGLLPPDIGEGCKLEHLDLSGNNLVGQIPASLGNCSQLRSLLLYTNLLEEQIPHEIGQLRNLEVLDVSGNSLSGPIPVELGNCSGLTVLVLSNMFNPYDDLAIAKGDRSTVKDDFNFYQGGIPSEITKLSKLRILWVPRATLEGNLPSDWGACDDLEMVNLAQNFFAGEIPIGLSYCKKLRYLDLSSNKRLAGELIEELAVPCMSVFDVSENSLSGSIPRFYNQGCPEVLTSDSYAIEPFSPTSAYLSFLARKLQVGTHFEFFGGDGGPTVFHNFGDNNFTGSVLSVPIPPKRLGKQISYAFYAGENLLSGPFPQNLFENCNELGSLYVNVSYNRMSGQIPAEMSKICKSLKFLDVSGNQITGSIPPSIGDLVSLVSLNLSWNLLRGWIPSSFGLMKDLRYLSLSGNNLTRSIPSTFGRLQSLEILEMSSNSLSGEIPEGLVNLRNLTVLLLNNNKLFGKIPSGLANVTKLSAFNVSFNNLSGPLPSSYNLMKCSNLLGNPLLQPCHEYSSMSSSDQARAGNSQNYAASPRGSATRRNGNNGFNSIEIASITSASAIVSVLLALIILFIYTRKWNSKSKIISTTKKEVTIFTNIGVPLTFDSVVQATGNFNASNCIGNGGFGSTYKAEISPGVLLAIKRLAIGRLQGFQQFDAEIKILGRLRHPNLVTLIGYHASEMETFLVYNYFPGGNLEKFIQERSARAMDWRILYKIALDIARALAYLHDQCVPRILHRDVKPSNILLDDEYNAYLSDFGLARLLGASETHATTGVAGTFGYVAPEYAMTCRVSDKADVYSYGVVLLELLSDKKALDPSFSPYGNGFNIVQWSCLLLRQGQAKEFFTAGLWDAGPQNDLVEILHLAVVCTVDSLSTRPTMKQVVRRLKQLQPPSCYLHDEVSLH; encoded by the coding sequence ATGGGTTTCTTTTCAGCTTCAGTGATCAAGTGGCAGCCATTTTTCTTACTCTTCTCCTGTGTATTGAACAGTGTTGTTTTGGGTGATAATTCTTCAGACAAAGCTGTTCTTCTTGAGTTTAAGAAGTCTGTCTTAGATCCTTCAGGGCTTTTATCAACTTGGACAGAAAATTCCGGTCACTGTTCATGGTCTGGTGTTTCGTGTGATAAAAACTCTAAGGTTTTGTCTCTTAACATAACTGGTTTTGGGAATGGGAAAAAAGGTAATTTCAACAATACGAATGCTTTTCTCTCGTTTTCTTGTTCTGATTATAGTGTATTTCCATTTTATGGATTTGGTATTAGAAGGAATTGTGGGGAAAGTAATGGGGGTTTGTATGGGAAGTTGTTGCCTTCTATTGGAAAATTGAGTGAACTTAGAATTTTATCACTTCCTTTTCATAGATTTGGTGGTGAAATTCCTGCTGAAATTTGGGAGTTGGAGAATTTGGAAGTACTTGATCTAGAGAACAGTTTGTTATCTGGGACTTTGCCTGTTAGTGTTTCTGGGTTAAAGAACTTGAGAGTTCTTAATTTGGGGTTTAATAACATTAGTGGAGAGATACCAAGTTGGCTTTCAAGTTTGAAACAAATGGAGATATTGAATTTGGCTGGTAATCTCGTGAATGGAACCGTTCCCGGATCTTTTGGAAGGTTTCGAGGTGTTTACTTGTCATTTACATCGCTCGGTGGCTTGTTGCCCCCTGATATTGGTGAAGGTTGTAAGCTTGAGCATTTGGATTTGTCTGGGAATAACTTGGTTGGGCAGATCCCTGCTAGTTTGGGGAACTGTAGTCAGTTGAGGTCGTTGTTGTTGTATACAAATTTATTGGAGGAACAAATTCCTCACGAAATCGGTCAGCTTCGAAATCTTGAAGTGTTGGATGTTTCAGGGAATAGTTTGAGTGGTCCAATACCTGTTGAGCTTGGAAATTGTTCTGGATTGACTGTGCTTGTGCTCTCAAATATGTTTAATCCATATGATGACCTTGCCATTGCTAAAGGCGATCGAAGCACTGTAaaggatgattttaatttttatcaaggTGGGATTCCTTCTGAAATCACGAAGCTTTCAAAGCTGAGGATATTATGGGTTCCGAGGGCAACGCTTGAGGGCAACCTGCCAAGTGATTGGGGTGCTTGTGATGATTTGGAGATGGTAAATTTGGCTCAGAATTTTTTTGCCGGGGAAATTCCTATTGGTCTTAGTTACTGCAAGAAGCTCCGGTACCTTGACTTAAGCTCAAATAAGCGGCTTGCTGGAGAGCTTATTGAGGAACTTGCGGTTCCTTGTATGAGTGTGTTTGATGTCAGTGAAAATTCCTTGTCAGGTTCCATCCCTAGATTCTACAACCAGGGATGCCCTGAAGTTCTGACCTCAGATTCATATGCCATTGAACCCTTCAGCCCGACTTCTgcttatttatcatttttggcAAGAAAACTTCAAGTTGGAACACATTTTGAGTTCTTTGGAGGAGATGGTGGTCCTACTGTGTTTCACAACTTTGGAGATAACAATTTTACTGGCAGTGTCTTGTCGGTGCCAATCCCACCAAAAAGGTTAGGGAAACAGATTTCTTATGCATTTTATGCTGGAGAGAACTTGCTCAGCGGACCATTTCCACAGAATTTGTTCGAGAACTGCAATGAGTTGGGTTCGCTTTATGTTAATGTTAGCTACAATAGAATGTCTGGTCAGATTCCAGCTGAAATGAGTAAAATTTGCAAGTCTCTCAAATTTTTGGATGTGTCTGGGAATCAAATTACTGGGTCCATTCCGCCTAGCATTGGAGACTTGGTTTCACTTGTTTCGCTTAATTTGAGCTGGAACCTGTTACGAGGCTGGATTCCAAGCAGTTTTGGGCTGATGAAGGATCTCCGGTATCTTTCTTTGTCTGGTAACAATCTGACCAGATCTATTCCTTCCACCTTTGGCCGGTTGCAATCTTTAGAAATTCTGGAGATGTCCTCAAATTCTCTTTCTGGTGAAATTCCTGAAGGTCTGGTTAATTTGAGAAACCTGACTGTTCTTCTGCTCAATAACAACAAACTCTTTGGGAAAATTCCCTCTGGTTTGGCAAATGTGACCAAGCTCTCTGCATTCAATGTATCCTTCAATAACTTGTCTGGGCCACTACCCTCAAGTTATAATTTGATGAAATGCAGCAATCTTCTTGGGAACCCACTTCTACAGCCTTGTCATGAATACTCCTCAATGTCATCTTCAGATCAAGCGAGAGCAGGGAATTCACAAAATTATGCTGCATCACCAAGGGGATCCGCAACCCGAAGGAATGGAAATAAtggtttcaattcaattgaGATAGCTTCAATAACATCTGCTTCAGCCATTGTTTCAGTTCTTCtggctcttattattttattcatatataccAGGAAGTGGaattcaaaatccaaaattatcAGCACTACGAAAAAAGAAGTCACGATTTTCACAAACATTGGGGTCCCTTTGACATTTGACAGTGTTGTGCAGGCCACGGGGAATTTCAATGCTAGCAACTGTATTGGGAATGGAGGTTTTGGGTCAACTTATAAAGCAGAGATCTCCCCTGGAGTCTTGTTGGCTATAAAGCGGCTTGCAATCGGACGGTTGCAAGGCTTTCAACAGTTTGATGCTGAAATTAAAATCCTTGGGAGGTTGCGCCACCCAAATCTTGTCACTCTTATTGGTTATCATGCCAGTGAAATGGAAACATTCCTTGTATACAATTATTTTCCAGGTGGTAACTTAGAAAAGTTTATTCAGGAGAGGTCCGCAAGAGCTATGGATTGGAGGATACTTTACAAGATTGCTCTGGACATTGCCCGTGCTCTTGCCTACCTACATGATCAGTGCGTCCCACGGATTCTCCATCGTGATGTTAAGCCCAGCAATATCCTCTTGGATGATGAGTACAATGCTTATTTATCAGACTTTGGTTTGGCCAGACTTTTGGGCGCATCTGAAACGCATGCTACCACGGGTGTTGCTGGAACTTTCGGATATGTTGCTCCGGAATATGCAATGACTTGCCGTGTTTCTGATAAAGCTGATGTTTACAGCTATGGGGTGGTGCTCCTTGAGTTGCTCTCAGATAAGAAAGCTTTGGATCCATCGTTTTCTCCTTACGGAAATGGTTTCAACATTGTTCAATGGTCATGCTTGCTCTTACGGCAAGGCCAGGCCAAGGAGTTCTTCACTGCAGGGTTGTGGGATGCAGGGCCCCAGAATGACTTGGTTGAAATTCTACACTTGGCTGTTGTGTGTACTGTTGATTCGCTCTCTACTAGACCTACAATGAAGCAAGTTGTCCGACGGCTGAAGCAACTTCAACCACCATCATGTTACTTACATGATGAAGTTTCCCTTCATTAA